In Rhodothermus marinus DSM 4252, a single genomic region encodes these proteins:
- a CDS encoding sulfurtransferase, with protein sequence MAFTTLIDPETLQAHLDDPDWVVVDCRFSLSDPAYGRRAYQDAHIPGAVYAHLDEDLSGPIVPGRTGRHPLPDPEQLARKLGAWGIDNRTQVVAYDDAGGAFAARLWWLLGWLGHEAVAVLDGGWPRWVREGRPVRSGVETRPARTFVPRLRPERAVSADEVLRHLHDPAWRLLDARAPARYRGEQEPIDPVAGHIPGAVNAPFAENLTPEGTFRPPEQLRQRFEALLGNVPPERVICYCGSGVTAAHNLLSMAHAGLPGARLYAGSWSEWIADPRRPVARGAAP encoded by the coding sequence ATGGCTTTCACGACGCTGATCGATCCCGAAACGCTCCAGGCGCATCTGGATGACCCCGACTGGGTGGTGGTGGACTGTCGGTTTTCGCTGAGCGATCCGGCCTACGGACGCCGTGCCTATCAGGACGCGCACATTCCGGGTGCCGTCTATGCGCATCTGGACGAGGACCTGTCCGGGCCGATCGTGCCCGGCCGGACCGGGCGCCATCCGCTGCCCGACCCGGAGCAACTGGCCCGGAAGCTGGGGGCCTGGGGCATTGACAACCGCACACAGGTGGTGGCCTACGACGATGCCGGCGGGGCGTTTGCCGCCCGGCTCTGGTGGCTGCTGGGCTGGCTCGGACACGAGGCCGTGGCCGTGCTCGACGGCGGCTGGCCCCGCTGGGTGCGGGAAGGACGTCCGGTACGCAGCGGCGTCGAGACGCGACCGGCCCGCACGTTCGTACCCCGGCTTCGGCCGGAGCGTGCGGTTTCGGCCGACGAGGTGTTGCGGCACCTGCACGATCCCGCCTGGCGGCTGCTCGACGCACGGGCGCCCGCGCGCTACCGGGGCGAGCAGGAACCGATCGATCCGGTGGCCGGCCACATTCCCGGGGCTGTGAACGCGCCGTTCGCCGAAAATCTGACGCCCGAAGGCACCTTCCGTCCGCCTGAACAGCTACGGCAACGGTTCGAAGCATTGCTGGGGAACGTGCCGCCCGAGCGGGTCATCTGCTACTGCGGTTCCGGTGTGACGGCCGCCCACAACCTGCTGTCCATGGCTCATGCGGGGCTACCGGGCGCCCGACTGTACGCAGGATCCTGGAGCGAATGGATCGCCGATCCCCGGCGGCCCGTGGCCCGCGGAGCCGCGCCGTGA
- the coaE gene encoding dephospho-CoA kinase (Dephospho-CoA kinase (CoaE) performs the final step in coenzyme A biosynthesis.): MNAPHMRTLGVTGGIGSGKSTVCRLLEALGARVFYADEEAKRLMTEDPALRRAIVEAFGPESYLPDGRLNRAYLAEWVFNDPEALRRLNALVHPRVLEAFEQAREQAAREQVPLLVLEAALLFESGADRLVDHVLVVDAPEAERIRRVVARDGVTSEQVRARMQHQLPPEELRRRADFVLENTGSLETLRKQVEALYRRLTSVRSDNW, from the coding sequence ATGAACGCGCCGCACATGCGGACCCTGGGCGTCACCGGCGGTATCGGCAGCGGTAAAAGCACGGTGTGCCGTCTACTCGAAGCACTGGGCGCCCGGGTGTTCTATGCGGACGAAGAAGCGAAGCGCCTGATGACCGAAGATCCGGCGCTGCGTCGGGCCATCGTCGAGGCGTTCGGCCCCGAAAGCTACCTGCCCGACGGCCGGCTCAACCGGGCCTATCTGGCCGAGTGGGTGTTCAACGATCCCGAGGCGCTGCGCCGACTCAACGCGCTGGTACATCCGCGCGTGCTCGAAGCCTTCGAGCAGGCCCGTGAGCAGGCCGCCCGCGAGCAGGTGCCGCTGCTGGTGCTGGAAGCGGCCCTGCTGTTCGAGTCGGGCGCCGACCGCCTCGTCGATCACGTGCTGGTGGTGGACGCGCCCGAGGCAGAGCGCATCCGGCGTGTAGTAGCACGCGACGGCGTCACGTCCGAGCAGGTGCGCGCCCGCATGCAGCACCAGCTCCCCCCGGAAGAGCTCCGCCGCCGCGCCGACTTCGTGCTCGAAAACACCGGCTCACTCGAGACGCTCCGAAAGCAGGTGGAAGCCCTCTACCGCCGGCTCACGTCCGTCCGGTCAGATAACTGGTAA
- a CDS encoding histidine triad nucleotide-binding protein — translation MAEKTLFQRIMDGELPGDIVYEDEQCVVLRDINPQAPVHLLIIPRKPIPSLNEVTEEDAPLIGHLFVVARQMAEREGIARTGYRTVFNTGPDAQQSVYHLHLHLLGGRKFTWPPG, via the coding sequence ATGGCGGAAAAGACGTTGTTTCAACGCATCATGGACGGCGAGCTGCCGGGCGACATCGTCTATGAAGACGAGCAATGCGTGGTGCTCCGCGACATCAACCCGCAGGCGCCCGTCCATCTGCTGATCATTCCCCGTAAGCCGATCCCTTCGCTGAACGAGGTGACCGAAGAAGACGCCCCGCTGATCGGGCACCTGTTCGTAGTGGCCCGCCAGATGGCCGAACGCGAGGGCATCGCCCGCACCGGCTACCGGACCGTCTTCAACACAGGTCCGGACGCGCAGCAATCCGTCTATCACCTGCACCTGCATCTGCTGGGCGGCCGCAAGTTCACCTGGCCGCCCGGCTAA
- a CDS encoding 6-carboxytetrahydropterin synthase, which yields MPTVYVTRRVHFNAAHRLHNPARSEAWNRETFGPCNHPNWHGHNYVLEVTVAGEPDPETGFVLNLSHLKEILETRILQKLDHKNLNLDVDFLQGVIPTTENLAVAIWRELEDALPAGRLHRIRLYETEHNYVEYYGEE from the coding sequence ATGCCCACCGTTTACGTGACCCGTCGCGTGCACTTCAACGCGGCGCATCGCCTGCACAATCCGGCCCGTTCGGAAGCGTGGAATCGGGAGACCTTCGGCCCCTGCAATCATCCGAACTGGCACGGCCACAACTACGTGCTGGAAGTCACCGTGGCTGGCGAGCCGGATCCGGAAACCGGCTTCGTGCTGAATCTTTCCCACCTGAAGGAGATTCTGGAGACGCGCATTCTGCAGAAGCTGGATCACAAGAACCTGAACCTGGACGTCGATTTCCTGCAGGGCGTGATTCCGACGACCGAAAACCTGGCCGTCGCGATCTGGCGGGAGTTGGAAGACGCGCTGCCGGCCGGACGCCTGCACCGGATCCGGCTCTACGAGACCGAACACAACTACGTGGAATACTATGGCGAAGAATAA
- the folE gene encoding GTP cyclohydrolase I FolE, which yields MAKNKSTGVLVRSGAHLELDSHPIDHYERVDRYPAEATEAIQQHVREILRWIGEDPDREGLRRTPERVALALQYLTQGYHQDPRAILEAALFEEDYSEMILVRDIQIYSLCEHHLLPFFGKAHVAYIPNKKIVGLSKIPRVVDVFARRLQVQERLTIQIRDALEEVLQPLGVAVVIEAQHLCMMMRGVEKQHAITTTSAMSGEFLKEATRAEFMRLINGG from the coding sequence ATGGCGAAGAATAAATCGACCGGCGTACTTGTGCGCTCGGGCGCTCATCTAGAGCTGGACAGCCACCCGATCGATCACTATGAGCGGGTGGATCGGTATCCGGCCGAGGCGACCGAGGCCATCCAGCAGCACGTGCGAGAGATCCTGCGCTGGATCGGCGAAGATCCGGATCGCGAAGGGCTGCGGCGCACTCCGGAGCGGGTTGCGCTGGCGCTCCAGTATCTGACGCAGGGGTATCACCAGGATCCGCGGGCCATCCTGGAGGCGGCCCTCTTCGAGGAAGACTACAGCGAGATGATCCTGGTGCGGGACATTCAGATCTACTCGCTCTGCGAGCATCACCTCTTGCCGTTTTTCGGGAAGGCGCATGTGGCTTACATCCCGAACAAAAAGATCGTCGGACTGAGCAAAATTCCCCGCGTGGTGGACGTGTTCGCCCGGCGGCTTCAGGTGCAGGAGCGGTTGACGATCCAGATCCGGGATGCGCTGGAAGAGGTGCTTCAGCCGCTGGGTGTGGCCGTGGTGATCGAGGCGCAGCACCTGTGCATGATGATGCGCGGCGTGGAAAAACAGCATGCGATCACCACGACCAGTGCGATGAGCGGCGAGTTTCTGAAAGAGGCCACGCGGGCCGAGTTCATGCGGCTGATCAACGGAGGATGA
- a CDS encoding SDR family oxidoreductase, whose protein sequence is MLVVVITGASQGIGAAIARAFAEEPQARLALVARQQHKLEAVAADCRARGADVLVLPCDVTDEAAVAAMARQVLDRWGAPDVLVNNAGQFRPAPLRETSVETFRAQLEANLTSAFLVTQAFLEAMIARRQGHIFFMGSVASIRAYPGSVAYCAAKHGLLGLARVVREETRTLGLRVTVLLPGATYTPSWEGVDLPEERFMPAEDIARTVRALYHLSPRTVAEEIVLRPQEGDI, encoded by the coding sequence GTGCTCGTCGTTGTCATTACCGGCGCCAGTCAGGGAATCGGAGCGGCCATCGCGCGGGCGTTTGCCGAGGAGCCGCAGGCACGCCTGGCGCTGGTGGCCCGTCAGCAACACAAGCTGGAGGCGGTGGCCGCCGATTGCCGGGCGCGCGGGGCCGACGTACTGGTGCTGCCCTGCGACGTAACGGACGAAGCGGCCGTGGCGGCCATGGCCCGGCAGGTGCTCGACCGCTGGGGCGCGCCCGATGTGCTCGTCAACAACGCCGGGCAGTTCCGGCCGGCGCCGCTGCGCGAAACTTCGGTCGAAACGTTTCGGGCGCAGCTCGAGGCCAACCTGACCAGCGCTTTTCTGGTGACGCAGGCCTTTCTGGAAGCGATGATTGCCCGGCGGCAGGGGCACATCTTCTTCATGGGGTCGGTGGCCTCGATCCGGGCCTATCCGGGCAGCGTGGCCTACTGCGCGGCCAAGCATGGCCTGCTGGGGCTGGCCCGCGTGGTGCGCGAAGAGACGCGCACGCTGGGACTGCGCGTGACCGTGCTGCTCCCCGGCGCCACCTACACGCCGAGCTGGGAGGGCGTGGATCTGCCCGAGGAACGCTTCATGCCGGCCGAGGACATTGCCCGGACCGTACGGGCGCTGTACCATCTGTCGCCCCGGACCGTGGCCGAAGAGATCGTGCTGCGGCCCCAGGAGGGCGACATCTGA